The Kitasatospora setae KM-6054 genome contains a region encoding:
- a CDS encoding PspC domain-containing protein, producing the protein MTDDQIPVEPPAAPAEGRPALTRSSRHRVVAGVCGGLGRYLDIDPVVFRVVIAVLGLTGGLGLFLYGLAWLVVPREAADGEGGRTELQRVLTGRVDGQSIGAVLLTVIGTGVFFSSMGDGGQLFPLLLLAALVFLALRYDPERRRRFDGGDPPPPPPPGPRDRLEEGGPFADWKTWSETVGRDLRGSWKSRSAELHERMAAWHGEQAAGGSAARPGAGAARPDGTGVDGAGQRPADTPPVGPSGYLWDPRHPERDPYGGAGPVPPGAPAQPWWQRADLPEGDPLRKEPREETYQDRMERRMADYRAKAGERQQAQREAMERHRASMERHREWKARRRAERGSSVLGASAVLVALGSAWAVAAAGHGEQRWSTVLAVALLPLGLAMLVSARWGRTRGLTFLSLLVTAALAVSAGTSATVADSTGDRTWTVAAASDLRERYTLGFGEANLDLSAVDPGGGTAGTSLRVAAGDARVTVPSGVELRLKLRDGAGEVRLPDGQRFSGPFVNEDVVIEVPDGRPSKGALELTVTVGAGNIEVVR; encoded by the coding sequence ATGACGGACGACCAGATCCCGGTGGAACCGCCGGCCGCCCCCGCCGAGGGCCGCCCGGCGCTCACCCGCTCCTCCCGGCACCGGGTGGTGGCGGGCGTGTGCGGCGGCCTGGGCCGCTACCTGGACATCGACCCGGTGGTGTTCCGGGTGGTGATCGCGGTGCTCGGCCTGACCGGCGGGCTCGGGCTGTTCCTGTACGGGCTGGCCTGGCTGGTGGTGCCGCGGGAGGCGGCGGACGGCGAGGGCGGCCGCACCGAGCTGCAGCGGGTGCTGACCGGCCGGGTGGACGGCCAGTCGATCGGCGCGGTGCTGCTGACCGTGATCGGCACCGGGGTGTTCTTCTCCTCGATGGGCGACGGCGGGCAGCTGTTCCCGCTGCTGCTGCTGGCCGCGCTGGTGTTCCTGGCGCTGCGCTACGACCCGGAGCGGCGGCGCCGCTTCGACGGCGGCGACCCGCCGCCGCCCCCGCCGCCCGGCCCGCGGGACCGGCTGGAGGAGGGCGGCCCGTTCGCGGACTGGAAGACCTGGAGCGAGACGGTCGGCCGCGACCTGCGCGGCAGTTGGAAGAGCCGCAGCGCGGAGCTGCACGAGCGGATGGCGGCCTGGCACGGCGAGCAGGCGGCGGGCGGTTCCGCCGCCCGTCCCGGTGCCGGTGCCGCCCGTCCCGACGGCACCGGTGTCGACGGTGCCGGGCAGCGGCCCGCGGACACCCCGCCGGTCGGCCCGTCCGGCTACCTGTGGGACCCGCGGCACCCGGAGCGCGACCCGTACGGCGGGGCCGGCCCGGTGCCGCCGGGGGCGCCCGCGCAGCCGTGGTGGCAGCGCGCCGACCTGCCGGAGGGCGACCCGCTGCGCAAGGAGCCGCGCGAGGAGACCTACCAGGACCGGATGGAGCGCCGGATGGCGGACTACCGGGCCAAGGCCGGGGAGCGCCAGCAGGCGCAGCGCGAGGCGATGGAGCGGCACCGGGCGAGCATGGAGCGGCACCGCGAGTGGAAGGCCCGCCGGAGGGCGGAGCGCGGCAGCTCGGTGCTGGGCGCGTCGGCGGTGCTGGTCGCGCTGGGCTCGGCCTGGGCGGTGGCGGCGGCCGGCCACGGGGAGCAGCGCTGGTCGACGGTGCTGGCGGTGGCGCTGCTGCCGCTGGGCCTGGCGATGCTGGTCAGCGCCCGCTGGGGGCGCACCCGCGGGCTGACCTTCCTGTCGCTGCTGGTGACGGCGGCCCTGGCGGTGTCGGCCGGCACCTCGGCGACGGTCGCGGACAGCACCGGCGACCGGACCTGGACGGTGGCCGCCGCGTCCGACCTGCGGGAGCGGTACACGCTCGGCTTCGGCGAGGCGAACCTCGACCTGTCGGCGGTGGACCCGGGCGGCGGCACGGCCGGCACCTCGCTGCGGGTCGCCGCGGGCGACGCCCGGGTGACCGTGCCGTCCGGGGTGGAGCTGCGGCTGAAGCTGCGCGACGGCGCGGGCGAGGTCCGGCTGCCGGACGGCCAGCGGTTCAGCGGGCCGTTCGTGAACGAGGACGTGGTGATCGAGGTCCCGGACGGCCGGCCGTCCAAGGGGGCACTGGAACTGACGGTGACGGTGGGCGCCGGGAACATCGAGGTGGTGCGGTGA
- a CDS encoding transglycosylase family protein gives MPSSRRTRLLGTFALTAGLTASSCVLATVDASAASVANWDRVAQCESSGNWSINTNNGLYGGLQFDLPTWRAYGGTQYAAYPHQATKQQQILIAEKVLNGPQGAGAWPQCGGPLVGDHTNPYPSAPPTPPASSGTGSGGVAASATDTTVHLEIIGSDGAMYTNDGNYTTGAWSTWTKLDNANLKSVSAAAIGGVSHVFAVANDGRVYTRDANYTTGTWSDWAEVPGGAGGAKAVMATATGNTVHLEIIGSDGAMYTNDANYTTGTWGVWTRMDGANLKSLAGVAIGNVSHVFAVSEDGRVYSRDADYGAGTWTGWAEVPGGASGAKGITATATGTTAHLEIIGSDGAMYNNDANYTTGTWSTWTKMDSANLKSLASVAIGNVNHVFAVAADGHVYTRDANYTTGTWSNWAEVPGGASA, from the coding sequence ATGCCTTCTTCCCGCCGCACCAGGCTCCTCGGAACGTTCGCCCTGACCGCCGGGCTCACCGCCTCGTCCTGCGTCCTGGCCACCGTGGACGCGTCGGCCGCCTCGGTGGCGAACTGGGACCGGGTCGCCCAGTGCGAGAGCAGCGGGAACTGGAGCATCAACACCAACAACGGCCTGTACGGCGGGCTCCAGTTCGACCTGCCGACCTGGCGGGCGTACGGCGGCACCCAGTACGCCGCGTACCCGCACCAGGCCACCAAGCAGCAGCAGATCCTGATCGCCGAGAAGGTCCTGAACGGCCCGCAGGGCGCCGGCGCCTGGCCGCAGTGCGGCGGTCCGCTGGTCGGCGACCACACCAACCCGTACCCGTCGGCGCCGCCGACGCCGCCGGCCTCCTCGGGCACCGGCAGCGGCGGGGTGGCGGCCTCGGCCACCGACACCACCGTGCACCTGGAGATCATCGGCTCCGACGGCGCGATGTACACCAACGACGGCAACTACACCACCGGTGCCTGGTCGACCTGGACCAAGCTGGACAACGCCAACCTCAAGTCCGTCAGCGCGGCCGCGATCGGGGGCGTCAGCCACGTCTTCGCGGTGGCCAACGACGGCCGCGTCTACACCCGCGACGCCAACTACACCACCGGCACCTGGAGCGACTGGGCCGAGGTCCCCGGCGGCGCGGGCGGGGCGAAGGCCGTGATGGCGACCGCGACCGGGAACACCGTGCACCTGGAGATCATCGGCTCCGACGGCGCGATGTACACCAACGACGCCAACTACACCACCGGCACCTGGGGCGTCTGGACCAGGATGGACGGCGCGAACCTCAAGTCCCTGGCCGGCGTGGCGATCGGCAACGTCAGCCACGTCTTCGCGGTCAGCGAGGACGGCCGCGTCTACAGCCGCGACGCCGACTACGGCGCCGGCACCTGGACCGGCTGGGCCGAGGTCCCCGGCGGCGCGAGCGGCGCCAAGGGCATCACCGCCACCGCGACCGGCACCACCGCGCACCTGGAGATCATCGGCTCCGACGGCGCGATGTACAACAACGACGCCAACTACACCACCGGCACCTGGTCGACCTGGACCAAGATGGACAGCGCCAACCTCAAGTCCCTGGCCAGCGTGGCGATCGGCAACGTCAACCACGTCTTCGCGGTGGCCGCCGACGGCCACGTCTACACCCGCGACGCCAACTACACCACCGGCACCTGGAGCAACTGGGCCGAGGTCCCCGGCGGCGCGAGCGCCTGA
- a CDS encoding Rieske 2Fe-2S domain-containing protein, whose product MATGTGSTTGGGTDGTGGGTGGGTGRRIGAWKALGSRFALLPLRLFLGVTFVYAAFDKLSDAHYLAGAGDAASFYSQTRAAKATSPLGWALGPALDAPTFFGLLIAFGELAVGLGTLFGLWGRVAALGGALLSASLWLTVSFHTTPYYLGNDLAYLMAWTPLLLAGTPYLSVDGYLAARAARDRARGLAEDAVRRRALLDGGIAAVALGGAGLLSGSLTASFGRDDTAPATATGGGATSPVPQPGPSVPAAQVPVGGSATVKDPANGDAVFIVQPAAGQYAGLSSVCTHSGCAVNPPKDGKLYCPCHGSEFDAATGAVITGPAVKPLPKYGVTRNGDQLELGPQQKA is encoded by the coding sequence ATGGCGACGGGGACCGGCAGCACGACCGGCGGCGGGACGGACGGGACGGGCGGGGGGACGGGCGGCGGAACGGGCCGCCGGATCGGCGCGTGGAAGGCGCTGGGCTCGCGCTTCGCGCTGCTGCCGCTGCGGCTGTTCCTCGGCGTGACCTTCGTCTACGCCGCCTTCGACAAGCTCTCCGACGCGCACTACCTGGCCGGCGCCGGCGACGCCGCCTCGTTCTACTCCCAGACCCGGGCCGCCAAGGCCACCAGCCCGCTCGGCTGGGCGCTCGGCCCGGCCCTCGACGCGCCGACCTTCTTCGGCCTGCTGATCGCCTTCGGCGAGCTCGCCGTCGGCCTCGGCACCCTGTTCGGCCTGTGGGGCCGGGTCGCCGCGCTCGGCGGCGCGCTGCTCTCCGCCTCGCTCTGGCTGACCGTGAGCTTCCACACCACCCCGTACTACCTGGGCAACGACCTGGCCTACCTGATGGCCTGGACGCCGCTGCTGCTGGCCGGCACCCCCTACCTGTCGGTCGACGGCTACCTCGCCGCCCGGGCCGCCCGCGACCGGGCCCGCGGCCTCGCCGAGGACGCGGTCCGCCGCCGCGCGCTGCTCGACGGCGGCATCGCGGCCGTCGCGCTCGGCGGCGCCGGCCTGCTCTCCGGCTCGCTCACCGCCAGCTTCGGCCGGGACGACACCGCGCCCGCCACCGCCACCGGCGGCGGCGCCACCAGCCCCGTCCCGCAGCCCGGCCCCTCGGTGCCCGCCGCGCAGGTCCCGGTCGGCGGCTCCGCCACGGTCAAGGACCCGGCCAACGGCGACGCCGTCTTCATCGTCCAGCCCGCCGCCGGGCAGTACGCGGGCCTCTCCTCGGTCTGCACCCACTCCGGCTGCGCGGTCAACCCGCCCAAGGACGGCAAGCTCTACTGCCCCTGCCACGGCTCCGAGTTCGACGCCGCGACCGGCGCCGTGATCACCGGCCCGGCGGTGAAGCCGCTGCCGAAGTACGGCGTCACCAGGAACGGCGACCAGCTGGAGCTCGGCCCGCAGCAGAAGGCCTGA
- the guaA gene encoding glutamine-hydrolyzing GMP synthase, whose product MSADTPAQSVPENDTVLVVDFGAQYAQLIARRVREARVYSEIVPSSMPVAEMLAKNPKAIILSGGPSSVYEEGAPQLDRALFEAGVPVFGMCYGFQLMAKTLGGTVDNSGAREYGRTPLTVTRSGSTLFEGTPDKHSVWMSHGDACSAAPEGFTVTASTDVVPVAAFENDDLKLYGVQYHPEVMHSEHGQQVLEHFLYRGAGIAPDWTTSNVVEEQVALIREQVGDKRAICGLSGGVDSAVAAALVQRAIGDRLTCVYVDHGLMRKGETEQVEKDFVAATGVKLVVVDAEERFLTALKGVSDPEQKRKIIGREFIRVFEQAQADIIADEGPAVEFLVQGTLYPDVVESGGGTGTANIKSHHNVGGLPEDLEFQLVEPLRKLFKDEVRMVGQELGLPAEIVQRQPFPGPGLGIRIVGEVTKERLDLLRDADAIAREELTLAGLDAEIWQCPVVLLADVRSVGVQGDGRTYGHPIVLRPVSSEDAMTADWSRLPYEVLAKISTRITNEVKDVNRVVLDVTSKPPGTIEWE is encoded by the coding sequence GTGTCCGCTGATACACCCGCTCAGTCCGTACCCGAGAACGACACCGTCCTGGTCGTCGACTTCGGTGCCCAGTACGCCCAGCTCATCGCCCGCCGGGTGCGTGAGGCGCGGGTCTACAGCGAGATCGTGCCCAGCTCCATGCCGGTCGCCGAGATGCTCGCCAAGAACCCCAAGGCGATCATCCTCTCCGGCGGTCCGTCGTCGGTCTACGAGGAGGGCGCCCCGCAGCTCGACCGCGCCCTCTTCGAGGCGGGCGTGCCGGTCTTCGGCATGTGCTACGGCTTCCAGCTGATGGCCAAGACCCTCGGCGGCACGGTCGACAACAGCGGCGCCCGCGAGTACGGCCGGACCCCGCTGACCGTGACCCGCTCCGGCTCCACCCTGTTCGAGGGCACCCCGGACAAGCACTCGGTGTGGATGTCGCACGGCGACGCCTGCTCGGCCGCGCCCGAGGGCTTCACCGTCACCGCCTCCACCGACGTGGTGCCGGTCGCCGCCTTCGAGAACGACGACCTCAAGCTGTACGGCGTGCAGTACCACCCCGAGGTGATGCACTCCGAGCACGGCCAGCAGGTGCTGGAGCACTTCCTGTACCGCGGCGCCGGCATCGCGCCCGACTGGACCACCAGCAACGTGGTCGAGGAGCAGGTCGCGCTGATCCGCGAGCAGGTCGGCGACAAGCGCGCCATCTGCGGCCTGTCCGGCGGCGTGGACTCCGCGGTCGCCGCCGCCCTGGTGCAGCGCGCCATCGGCGACCGGCTGACCTGCGTGTACGTCGACCACGGCCTGATGCGCAAGGGCGAGACCGAGCAGGTCGAGAAGGACTTCGTCGCGGCCACCGGCGTCAAGCTGGTCGTGGTCGACGCCGAGGAGCGGTTCCTGACCGCGCTGAAGGGCGTCTCCGACCCCGAGCAGAAGCGCAAGATCATCGGCCGCGAGTTCATCCGGGTCTTCGAGCAGGCCCAGGCCGACATCATCGCCGACGAGGGCCCGGCCGTGGAGTTCCTCGTCCAGGGCACCCTGTACCCGGACGTGGTGGAGTCCGGCGGCGGCACCGGCACCGCCAACATCAAGTCGCACCACAACGTCGGCGGCCTCCCCGAGGACCTGGAGTTCCAGCTCGTCGAGCCGCTGCGCAAGCTGTTCAAGGACGAGGTCCGGATGGTCGGCCAGGAGCTCGGCCTGCCCGCCGAGATCGTCCAGCGCCAGCCGTTCCCCGGCCCCGGCCTGGGCATCCGGATCGTCGGCGAGGTCACCAAGGAGCGGCTGGACCTGCTCCGCGACGCCGACGCGATCGCCCGCGAGGAGCTCACCCTGGCCGGCCTGGACGCCGAGATCTGGCAGTGCCCGGTCGTCCTGCTGGCCGACGTCCGCTCGGTCGGCGTGCAGGGCGACGGCCGCACCTACGGCCACCCGATCGTGCTGCGCCCGGTCTCCTCCGAGGACGCGATGACCGCCGACTGGTCGCGCCTGCCCTACGAGGTGCTGGCGAAGATCTCCACCCGGATCACCAACGAGGTCAAGGACGTGAACCGGGTCGTCCTGGACGTCACCTCCAAGCCGCCGGGCACCATCGAGTGGGAGTGA
- a CDS encoding zinc ribbon domain-containing protein translates to MPICPSCGAASPDPAATCANCGRPVAAPAIGDVIEDAGSAAAGPSPWGAGRIHHTRETPLLSRGWLTAGRVLIAPTALLVLAAAIGSGTSDGGDSTGPFATAWSTEGFQTWLALVLTGLGAPLRMVITSPGGKAATISGDSHLIMYAVSLGWLLTLWTGLHLVARGRRRAALAEPAPAAAGLQALRTGALSAAVALLLGWLAGHDTDLGSKSSALKVEIGPELLPLTLTAGLAAAAVVLAVDGAAALRAEAARRGWLGSLLLAWQHASRVLLGLLALLTAVALVVQLSGDRTFPHSDTLGLAVNNGLLIHGVGSGASLLTAGVFGFGHESMSLFDLGGHGDGWWCAALLPLAAALALGWSAHRGRLAPRDRAVLAGLYAALTAVLLLGTSMWATQSRSGAGAGGLSLQSRDTLGWSVVSVLVAAAVWALFGALVVPAVLDAVRGTPVPPHAPAPLPAPAAPPAVPPLPAAPPPLPAAAPALPVLPGQTVTDTLAHGSVELVPEEPPAPAVALDKDGDPHAAYRRPVEG, encoded by the coding sequence ATGCCCATCTGCCCGTCCTGCGGGGCGGCCTCGCCCGACCCCGCGGCGACCTGCGCCAACTGCGGCCGGCCGGTCGCCGCGCCCGCCATCGGCGACGTGATCGAGGACGCCGGATCGGCCGCGGCCGGCCCCTCCCCGTGGGGCGCGGGCCGGATCCACCACACCCGGGAGACGCCGCTGCTCTCCCGCGGCTGGCTCACCGCCGGCCGGGTGCTGATCGCGCCGACCGCGCTGCTGGTGCTGGCCGCCGCGATCGGCTCGGGCACGAGCGACGGCGGCGACAGCACCGGGCCGTTCGCCACCGCCTGGTCGACCGAGGGCTTCCAGACCTGGCTGGCCCTCGTCCTCACCGGGCTCGGCGCCCCGCTGCGGATGGTCATCACCTCGCCCGGCGGCAAGGCGGCGACCATCTCCGGCGACAGCCACCTGATCATGTACGCGGTCTCGCTGGGCTGGCTGCTGACCCTCTGGACCGGCCTGCACCTGGTCGCCCGCGGCCGCCGCCGCGCCGCGCTCGCCGAACCGGCCCCGGCCGCCGCCGGCCTCCAGGCGCTGCGCACCGGCGCGCTGTCCGCCGCCGTCGCGCTGCTGCTGGGCTGGCTGGCCGGCCACGACACCGACCTCGGCTCGAAGAGCAGCGCGCTGAAGGTCGAGATCGGCCCCGAACTGCTGCCGCTGACGCTCACCGCCGGCCTGGCCGCGGCCGCCGTGGTGCTGGCCGTGGACGGCGCCGCCGCGCTGCGCGCCGAGGCCGCCCGGCGCGGCTGGCTGGGCAGCCTGCTGCTCGCCTGGCAGCACGCCTCCCGGGTGCTGCTCGGCCTGCTGGCGCTGCTCACCGCCGTCGCGCTGGTGGTGCAGCTCTCCGGCGACCGGACCTTCCCGCACAGCGACACGCTGGGCCTGGCCGTCAACAACGGCCTGCTGATCCACGGCGTCGGCAGCGGCGCGTCCCTGCTGACGGCCGGCGTCTTCGGCTTCGGCCACGAGTCGATGTCGCTGTTCGACCTGGGCGGCCACGGCGACGGCTGGTGGTGCGCGGCGCTGCTCCCGCTGGCCGCCGCGCTGGCGCTCGGCTGGTCCGCGCACCGGGGCCGGCTGGCCCCGCGCGACCGGGCCGTGCTGGCCGGCCTGTACGCGGCGCTCACCGCCGTGCTGCTGCTCGGCACCTCGATGTGGGCCACCCAGAGCCGGAGCGGCGCCGGGGCCGGCGGCCTCTCGCTGCAGAGCCGGGACACCCTCGGCTGGTCGGTGGTCTCGGTGCTGGTCGCCGCCGCCGTCTGGGCGCTGTTCGGCGCGCTGGTGGTGCCCGCCGTGCTGGACGCGGTGCGCGGCACCCCCGTCCCGCCGCACGCCCCGGCACCGCTGCCCGCCCCGGCCGCCCCGCCCGCCGTCCCGCCGCTGCCCGCCGCGCCGCCGCCGCTGCCCGCCGCCGCGCCGGCGCTGCCTGTCCTGCCGGGACAGACGGTGACCGACACCCTCGCGCACGGGTCGGTCGAGCTGGTGCCGGAGGAGCCGCCGGCCCCCGCCGTCGCGCTCGACAAGGACGGCGACCCGCACGCCGCGTACCGGCGCCCCGTCGAGGGCTGA
- a CDS encoding GMC oxidoreductase: protein MSYDYDVVVVGSGFGGSVAALRLTEKGYRVAVLEAGRRFRREELPSTSWNLRDYLWAPALGRYGIQRIHLLRNVLILAGAGVGGGSLNYANTLYVPPKAFFEDRQWRHITDWQAELDPFYDQARRMLGVRLNPTMTPSDVHLKAAAEAMGCGDTFHLAPVGVFFGDGRDGTGEAKAAPGGEVDDPYFGGAGPKRRACTECGECMTGCRHGAKNTLTENYLYLAERAGAEIRPMTTVARLRPHGDGYAVDTLPTDARTRRARKAGARTITAERVVVAAGTYGTQTLLHRMRAGGQLPRISARLGHLTRTNSEALVGAQTSTRRYGERPDFTRGVAITSSVHPDANTHIEPVRYGRGSNAMGALSIQQVPGAGRGPRWLRYLGTAARHPWTFVQSMNQHRWSEKTIIGLVMQSLDNSLTVSLKNGKLTSRQGHGAPNPSWIPAAEEGARALAASINGFPGSTAGEIFDIPLTAHFLGGCPIGDSAETGVVDPYHRLYGHPGISVVDGSAVSANLGVNPSLTITAQAERAMSMWPNRGEADPRPEPGAGYRPVPPVAPRQPAVPAGAFGALRLPLLPVPKVPGRAPEGD from the coding sequence GTGTCGTACGACTACGACGTCGTGGTGGTCGGTTCGGGCTTCGGCGGCTCGGTCGCGGCCCTGCGGCTCACCGAGAAGGGCTACCGGGTCGCCGTCCTGGAGGCCGGGCGCAGGTTCCGCCGCGAGGAACTGCCCAGCACCTCCTGGAACCTGCGCGACTACCTGTGGGCACCCGCCCTCGGCCGCTACGGCATCCAGCGCATCCACCTGCTGCGCAACGTGCTGATCCTGGCCGGGGCGGGCGTCGGCGGCGGCTCGCTGAACTACGCCAACACCCTGTACGTCCCGCCGAAGGCGTTCTTCGAGGACCGGCAGTGGCGGCACATCACCGACTGGCAGGCCGAGCTCGACCCGTTCTACGACCAGGCCCGGCGGATGCTCGGCGTCCGGCTCAACCCCACGATGACGCCCTCCGACGTGCACCTGAAGGCCGCCGCCGAGGCGATGGGCTGCGGCGACACCTTCCACCTGGCGCCGGTCGGGGTGTTCTTCGGCGACGGGCGGGACGGCACCGGCGAGGCCAAGGCCGCGCCCGGCGGCGAGGTCGACGACCCGTACTTCGGCGGCGCCGGGCCGAAGCGCCGGGCCTGCACCGAGTGCGGCGAGTGCATGACCGGCTGCCGGCACGGCGCCAAGAACACCCTCACCGAGAACTACCTGTACCTGGCCGAGCGGGCCGGCGCCGAGATCCGGCCGATGACCACCGTCGCCCGGCTGCGCCCGCACGGCGACGGCTACGCCGTCGACACGCTGCCCACCGACGCCCGCACCCGGCGGGCCCGGAAGGCCGGGGCGCGCACGATCACCGCCGAACGGGTGGTCGTCGCGGCCGGCACCTACGGCACCCAGACGCTGCTGCACCGGATGCGCGCGGGCGGCCAGCTGCCCCGGATCTCCGCCCGGCTCGGCCACCTCACCCGCACCAACTCGGAGGCGCTGGTCGGCGCGCAGACCTCCACCCGGCGCTACGGCGAACGCCCCGACTTCACCCGCGGCGTCGCCATCACCTCCTCCGTGCACCCCGACGCGAACACCCACATCGAGCCGGTCCGCTACGGGCGGGGCTCCAACGCGATGGGCGCGCTCTCCATCCAGCAGGTGCCCGGCGCCGGGCGCGGACCGCGCTGGCTGCGCTACCTCGGCACCGCCGCCCGGCACCCGTGGACCTTCGTCCAGTCGATGAACCAGCACCGCTGGTCCGAGAAGACCATCATCGGCCTGGTCATGCAGTCCCTCGACAACTCGCTGACCGTCTCGCTGAAGAACGGCAAGCTCACCTCCCGGCAGGGCCACGGCGCGCCCAACCCCAGCTGGATCCCGGCCGCCGAGGAGGGCGCCCGGGCGCTCGCCGCCTCCATCAACGGCTTCCCCGGCTCCACCGCCGGCGAGATCTTCGACATCCCGCTCACCGCGCACTTCCTCGGCGGCTGCCCGATCGGCGACAGCGCCGAGACCGGCGTCGTCGACCCCTACCACCGGCTGTACGGGCACCCGGGGATCAGCGTCGTCGACGGCTCCGCGGTCTCCGCCAACCTGGGCGTCAACCCCTCGCTGACGATCACCGCCCAGGCCGAGCGCGCCATGTCCATGTGGCCCAACCGCGGCGAGGCCGACCCGCGCCCCGAACCGGGCGCCGGCTACCGCCCGGTGCCGCCCGTCGCACCGCGCCAACCCGCCGTCCCCGCAGGGGCGTTCGGCGCGCTGCGACTGCCGCTGCTGCCCGTCCCCAAGGTGCCGGGACGGGCCCCCGAAGGCGATTGA
- a CDS encoding succinic semialdehyde dehydrogenase produces MTESTSQVRSNPAAKGAARGVASAVPAALVARLAKGVTASGGATAETIAPLTGEPLATLPLSSEEDVQRAFDQARRAQPAWAALPVRHRAGVLLRFHDLLLKRQDEVLDLIQAETGKARLHAFEEVMAVASAARHYGRAARSYLRDRRRGGAVPGLTSAVEARRPKGVVGQISPWNYPLELSVGDALPALVAGNAVVNKPDTQTALTALWARELFVEAGLPPQAWQIVLGDGPVVGPQIVERADYVAFTGSTRTGRDVARRAAERLVGASLELGGKNAMLVLADADLDRAAAGAVRACFSSAGQLCISVERLYVHRSVADDFLARFAEKTAALRLGGGLAYGADMGSLVSARQLETVTRHVEQAVKAGATVLAGGRARPDLGPLFHEPTILDGVTPEMAVCAEETFGPVVSVYRFDTEDEAVAAANDTPYGLNSSVWTKDTARGRKVAARLRTGTVNVNEAYAAAYGSVASPMGGMGDSGLGRRHGAEGILRYTEAQTIAVQRLLPIGPSMGLDDRKFAELFTTGLKAMKAFRLK; encoded by the coding sequence ATGACGGAGAGCACGAGCCAGGTCCGGAGCAACCCCGCGGCGAAGGGGGCGGCGCGCGGCGTCGCCTCGGCGGTACCGGCGGCGCTGGTCGCCCGGCTGGCCAAGGGCGTCACCGCGTCCGGCGGCGCGACCGCCGAGACGATCGCGCCGCTGACCGGCGAGCCGCTGGCCACCCTCCCGCTGTCCTCGGAGGAGGACGTCCAGCGGGCCTTCGACCAGGCCCGCCGCGCCCAGCCGGCCTGGGCCGCGCTCCCGGTGCGGCACCGGGCGGGCGTCCTGCTGCGCTTCCACGACCTGCTGCTCAAGCGGCAGGACGAGGTGCTCGACCTGATCCAGGCCGAGACCGGCAAGGCCCGGCTGCACGCCTTCGAGGAGGTGATGGCCGTCGCCTCGGCGGCCCGGCACTACGGCCGCGCCGCCCGCTCCTACCTGCGCGACCGCCGCCGCGGCGGCGCCGTGCCCGGCCTGACCAGCGCCGTCGAGGCCCGCCGGCCCAAGGGCGTGGTCGGCCAGATCTCGCCCTGGAACTACCCGCTGGAGCTCTCCGTCGGCGACGCGCTGCCCGCCCTGGTGGCCGGCAACGCCGTCGTCAACAAGCCGGACACCCAGACCGCGCTCACCGCGCTGTGGGCCCGGGAGCTGTTCGTCGAGGCCGGACTGCCCCCGCAGGCCTGGCAGATCGTCCTCGGCGACGGCCCGGTGGTCGGCCCGCAGATCGTCGAGCGCGCCGACTACGTCGCCTTCACCGGCTCCACCCGCACCGGCCGGGACGTCGCCCGCCGGGCCGCCGAACGGCTGGTCGGCGCCTCGCTCGAACTCGGCGGCAAGAACGCCATGCTGGTCCTCGCCGACGCCGACCTCGACCGGGCCGCCGCCGGCGCCGTCCGGGCCTGCTTCTCCTCGGCCGGCCAGCTCTGCATCTCCGTCGAGCGGCTCTACGTGCACCGCTCGGTCGCCGACGACTTCCTCGCCCGGTTCGCCGAGAAGACCGCCGCGCTGCGCCTCGGCGGCGGCCTCGCCTACGGCGCCGACATGGGCTCGCTGGTCTCCGCCCGCCAGCTGGAGACCGTCACCCGGCACGTCGAGCAGGCCGTCAAGGCCGGCGCCACCGTGCTGGCCGGCGGCCGGGCCCGCCCCGACCTGGGCCCGCTCTTCCACGAGCCCACCATCCTGGACGGCGTCACCCCCGAGATGGCGGTCTGCGCCGAGGAGACCTTCGGCCCGGTCGTCTCCGTCTACCGCTTCGACACCGAGGACGAGGCCGTCGCCGCCGCCAACGACACCCCGTACGGCCTGAACTCCTCGGTCTGGACGAAGGACACCGCCCGCGGCCGCAAGGTCGCCGCCCGGCTGCGCACCGGCACCGTCAACGTCAACGAGGCGTACGCCGCCGCCTACGGCTCGGTCGCCTCGCCGATGGGCGGCATGGGCGACTCCGGCCTCGGCCGGCGGCACGGCGCCGAGGGCATCCTGCGCTACACCGAGGCGCAGACCATCGCCGTCCAGCGGCTGCTGCCGATCGGCCCGTCGATGGGCCTGGACGACCGGAAGTTCGCCGAGCTCTTCACCACCGGCCTGAAGGCGATGAAGGCGTTCCGGCTGAAGTAG